The Sulfitobacter donghicola DSW-25 = KCTC 12864 = JCM 14565 genome has a segment encoding these proteins:
- a CDS encoding DNA polymerase III subunit chi, producing the protein MGVAMFYQLQEKTLVDTLRMLVDKSLSAGWRVAVRGTNPMGLEALDKALWLGPEDGFLPHGLQGGDHDAAQPVLLGQSSENLNNASCIMAVHSADVSADDVTGMERVCIIFDGYDEDELTHARGQWKALKAAGVSAQYWAEDGGRWVKKAES; encoded by the coding sequence ATGGGCGTCGCCATGTTCTATCAACTTCAGGAAAAGACGCTGGTGGATACGCTGCGCATGCTGGTGGACAAATCTTTGTCCGCTGGCTGGCGCGTGGCGGTGCGCGGCACAAACCCGATGGGGTTAGAGGCGCTGGACAAGGCGCTATGGCTGGGGCCTGAGGATGGCTTTTTGCCCCATGGTTTGCAGGGCGGCGATCACGATGCCGCCCAGCCTGTTTTGTTGGGGCAATCCAGCGAGAACCTGAATAATGCCAGCTGCATCATGGCGGTGCATTCAGCGGATGTTTCCGCAGATGATGTGACAGGGATGGAACGGGTTTGCATCATCTTTGATGGCTATGACGAAGACGAGCTAACCCATGCGCGCGGCCAGTGGAAAGCCCTGAAAGCGGCGGGTGTTTCTGCGCAATATTGGGCCGAGGATGGCGGGCGTTGGGTGAAAAAGGCGGAAAGCTAG
- a CDS encoding retropepsin-like aspartic protease family protein, producing MSADNTANLIYLVLLGCAVGGWFLVQNRDGIGKMMQQALIWGFIFLGVVAGYGLWNDVQRQTTHNQMLTHSDGQISVPRQPDGHYYLTLELNGANIRFVVDTGATDMVLTRDDAARAGIDPDSLVFLGTANTANGQVRTAPVRINTVRLGDITDTDVRASVNGGQMQGSLLGMGYLEKWGRIEISGGELRLTR from the coding sequence ATGAGTGCCGACAATACAGCAAACCTGATTTACCTTGTGCTATTGGGCTGCGCAGTCGGCGGCTGGTTTTTGGTTCAAAACCGTGATGGTATCGGAAAAATGATGCAACAGGCGCTGATCTGGGGCTTTATTTTCCTCGGCGTTGTTGCGGGTTATGGCCTGTGGAACGATGTGCAGCGCCAGACCACGCACAATCAGATGCTTACCCATAGCGACGGTCAAATTTCAGTGCCGCGTCAGCCTGACGGGCACTATTACCTCACGCTTGAGCTGAACGGCGCAAACATCCGTTTTGTGGTGGATACAGGAGCAACCGACATGGTGCTCACCCGTGACGATGCCGCGCGCGCGGGGATTGATCCCGATAGCCTTGTCTTCCTTGGCACGGCAAACACCGCAAATGGCCAAGTGCGCACCGCGCCTGTGCGCATCAATACTGTGCGCCTTGGTGACATCACCGACACAGATGTGCGCGCATCGGTGAATGGCGGCCAGATGCAGGGCTCCCTGCTGGGTATGGGATACCTTGAAAAATGGGGCCGGATCGAGATTTCTGGCGGCGAGCTGCGCCTGACGCGCTAA
- a CDS encoding MarC family protein has product MTVDMAYMVAAFVTMFVVIDPIAIAPIFLALTPDMTAQERSKIALRAVLVGGFLLVLFAFFGKAVLEFAGISMAAFRVAGGILLFLTAMDMLFERRTKRREDSSETPEVMEQDDPSVFPLAIPLIAGPGAIASVILLVGQKPGGEGLISVIAITTVVLAIMYVMLRLSSLLERVLSKVAINVITRVLGMLLAALSVQFVLDGLAEFGFVTPLG; this is encoded by the coding sequence ATGACCGTTGATATGGCCTATATGGTTGCAGCTTTTGTAACGATGTTTGTGGTCATTGACCCGATCGCGATTGCGCCCATTTTCCTTGCGCTAACACCAGACATGACCGCACAAGAGCGCAGCAAAATTGCGCTGCGGGCTGTTTTGGTGGGTGGTTTCCTGCTTGTCCTTTTTGCCTTCTTTGGCAAGGCGGTGCTGGAATTTGCGGGTATTTCAATGGCTGCCTTCCGCGTGGCTGGCGGGATATTGTTGTTCTTAACGGCGATGGACATGCTGTTTGAACGCCGCACAAAACGCCGCGAAGACAGCTCGGAAACGCCTGAGGTGATGGAACAGGACGACCCTTCTGTCTTTCCCCTTGCCATTCCTTTGATCGCAGGGCCCGGTGCGATCGCCTCGGTGATCCTGTTGGTGGGGCAAAAACCTGGGGGTGAGGGGCTGATCTCGGTCATCGCCATCACAACTGTGGTTTTGGCAATCATGTATGTCATGCTGCGCCTGTCTTCGTTGTTAGAACGGGTGCTGAGCAAGGTTGCGATCAACGTGATCACACGCGTCCTAGGCATGTTGTTGGCCGCGCTATCTGTGCAGTTCGTTCTGGATGGTCTGGCCGAATTCGGTTTTGTCACCCCGCTTGGATAA
- a CDS encoding ABC-F family ATP-binding cassette domain-containing protein gives MLRISEINYSVEGRPLFEEASAVIPEGHKVGVVGHNGAGKTTLFRIIRGELGLDGGEIILPSRAKIGGIAQEVPSNETSLIDTVLEADVERHALMKESETAKDPTRIAEIQARLADIDAWSAEGRAASILKGLGFDDHDQQQPCSAYSGGWRMRVALAGVLFAQPDVLLLDEPTNYLDLEGALWLENYLAKYPHTVIIISHDRGLLNRAVGGILHLENKKLTYYQGNYDQFAKMRAEKRAQQSAAAKKQQAHKAHMQAFVDRFKAKASKAKQAQSRMKAIEKMVTITPPEEAARKVFTFPQPDELSPPIISIEGGSTGYDEGNPVLSRLNLRIDQDDRIALLGKNGQGKSTLSKLLSNRLVLFDGKVTNSSKLRIGFFAQHQVDELMVEETPLQHMISARPGVMQSKLRAQLAGFGLGPDQADTAVGRLSGGQKARLSLLLATLDAPHLLILDEPTNHLDIESREALVEALTRYSGAVILVSHDMHLLSMVADRLWLVSNGTVKPYEDDLEAYRKMLLTVDKPVSKNARPKVEAPKPKRASREDVIALRSEVRSSEARVTKINEMRDKLAKKLADPALYEKDKVGELEVWNKKYAEVMAALERAEAIWMTAAEKLEKAQA, from the coding sequence ATGCTACGTATATCCGAGATCAACTATTCCGTCGAAGGCCGCCCCCTCTTTGAGGAGGCTAGCGCCGTCATTCCTGAGGGTCACAAAGTGGGCGTTGTGGGCCACAACGGGGCGGGTAAAACCACCCTTTTCCGCATTATTCGCGGGGAGTTAGGCCTAGACGGTGGTGAAATCATCCTGCCGTCGCGCGCCAAAATCGGCGGCATCGCTCAGGAGGTCCCCTCAAACGAGACCTCGTTGATCGACACGGTTCTAGAGGCCGATGTTGAACGCCACGCCTTGATGAAAGAATCCGAAACCGCCAAAGATCCCACGCGGATCGCCGAGATTCAGGCGCGGCTGGCCGATATTGATGCATGGTCCGCTGAGGGCCGTGCAGCGAGCATCCTTAAGGGCCTTGGGTTTGACGATCATGACCAGCAACAGCCCTGCTCGGCCTATTCGGGCGGCTGGCGCATGCGTGTGGCACTGGCGGGGGTTTTGTTTGCCCAGCCCGACGTGCTGCTGTTGGATGAACCGACCAACTATCTCGATCTTGAAGGGGCGCTGTGGCTGGAAAACTATCTGGCCAAATACCCCCACACCGTCATCATCATCAGCCACGACCGCGGCCTGTTGAACCGCGCTGTAGGCGGCATACTACATCTCGAGAATAAAAAGCTGACCTATTACCAAGGCAACTACGACCAATTTGCCAAAATGCGCGCCGAAAAACGCGCCCAGCAATCGGCAGCGGCCAAGAAACAACAGGCCCACAAGGCGCATATGCAGGCCTTTGTGGATCGCTTTAAGGCCAAAGCCTCCAAGGCGAAGCAGGCGCAGTCGCGCATGAAAGCCATTGAAAAGATGGTGACAATCACGCCGCCAGAAGAGGCAGCGCGCAAGGTGTTTACCTTCCCGCAACCAGATGAGCTGTCCCCGCCGATCATCAGCATCGAGGGCGGATCGACGGGCTATGATGAGGGCAACCCAGTTCTGTCCCGCTTGAACCTGCGCATCGACCAAGACGACCGTATCGCGCTTTTGGGCAAAAACGGTCAGGGCAAATCGACCCTGTCGAAACTGCTGTCCAACCGTCTGGTGCTGTTCGATGGCAAGGTCACCAATTCCAGCAAGCTGCGCATCGGCTTTTTCGCCCAGCACCAAGTGGATGAGCTGATGGTGGAAGAAACGCCGCTTCAGCACATGATCTCGGCCCGTCCGGGTGTGATGCAATCGAAACTACGCGCGCAGTTGGCGGGTTTTGGCCTTGGGCCTGATCAGGCCGACACCGCCGTTGGGCGCTTGTCTGGGGGGCAAAAGGCGCGGCTGTCGCTGCTGCTGGCCACATTAGACGCGCCGCATCTGTTGATCCTCGATGAACCGACAAACCACCTTGATATTGAAAGCCGCGAGGCGCTGGTTGAGGCGCTGACGCGCTATTCAGGCGCTGTGATCCTTGTCAGCCACGACATGCACTTGCTGTCGATGGTGGCGGATCGTTTGTGGCTGGTATCGAACGGCACGGTGAAACCCTATGAGGATGATCTGGAAGCCTACCGCAAGATGTTGCTGACTGTGGACAAACCCGTCAGCAAAAATGCCCGCCCCAAGGTTGAGGCCCCAAAACCCAAACGTGCTAGCCGCGAAGACGTGATCGCGCTCCGCTCAGAGGTGCGCAGCTCAGAAGCGCGCGTGACCAAGATCAACGAGATGCGCGATAAACTCGCCAAAAAGCTCGCTGATCCTGCTCTTTACGAAAAAGACAAGGTTGGTGAGCTAGAAGTCTGGAACAAGAAATACGCAGAGGTTATGGCCGCTCTTGAACGTGCCGAAGCCATCTGGATGACTGCCGCCGAGAAACTGGAGAAAGCCCAAGCATGA
- the ndk gene encoding nucleoside-diphosphate kinase, producing the protein MALERTFSIIKPDATKRNLTGAIVKKFEDAGLRVVASKRIHLSKAQAGEFYKVHAERPFYDELCEFMASAPIVAQVLEGENAIAKNREVMGATNPADAEAGTIRAEFAESVGENSVHGSDAPETAAIEIAYFFSGLELVG; encoded by the coding sequence ATGGCTCTTGAGCGCACATTCTCAATCATCAAACCAGACGCAACAAAACGCAACCTGACCGGTGCGATTGTTAAGAAATTCGAAGACGCAGGTCTGCGCGTTGTCGCATCCAAGCGTATTCACCTGTCCAAAGCACAAGCCGGCGAGTTCTACAAAGTACACGCCGAGCGTCCTTTCTATGACGAACTGTGCGAATTCATGGCCTCTGCGCCAATCGTTGCGCAGGTTCTGGAAGGCGAAAACGCCATCGCGAAAAACCGCGAAGTTATGGGCGCAACCAACCCAGCAGACGCCGAAGCGGGCACAATCCGCGCCGAGTTCGCTGAATCCGTTGGTGAAAACTCCGTACACGGTTCCGACGCGCCAGAAACAGCAGCGATCGAAATCGCATACTTCTTCTCCGGCCTCGAGCTGGTTGGCTAA
- a CDS encoding ATP-binding protein, protein MFTSVRKNASGAGRRISHYVWMMCIGALVFSITLFVCAQFDRQQTQMHGLSVRENTAEIGSQIAKSIQDEISKRLVTAQALVAFKNAEPAFSNEGFLKFANQIKNDDASILSLQFAPDGIVKYVTDPERNAAAIGHNLLADPKRSKDAYDAIKNNDFMIIGPVDLVQGGVGLIARKPIFDVSEQNQKQFWGFAIIVIDFTAVTSLFPVHGAEETTRTKGQNFYALRQLSDGKPHRVLWGESEIFQMDPHLEEIELATGTWQLATIPSAGWPSAWPGALNFRIASIAIAAMLTAFSLFLLRQPAQLRQAVAVATADLRRTEDSLREAHRVAKIGALTLCPDTADIGLSVEARVLLGVRGDIEHLEMEEFAQLVHTQDREHVHEILKQAINSSKDAEIVFRITKSDGSDAVIKLRAQERGDFYDDGQILSATLQDITEETRKEEQLRRAQKMEAIGKLTGGVAHDFNNLLAIIQGNSELLEEKLDHDLDLLDEIQKATRRGASLTQRLLAYSRQQPLVAKQTDLTLLVRGMEHIISRTIGENIDVILELPSDLRHVKVDSGQIEDAILNLALNARDAMPSGGQLRIECENIYLENQDFVQEQELIEGRYVVISISDNGVGMDPATIERAVEPFFTTKGVGQGSGLGLSMVSGLAQQSGGMITIDSQTSVGTTVRMYLPQFVGVEQPLSGPEPKVDFPSGNGETILIVEDNDVILHMLKRMLKKLNYTVVEAQTVQAARRLLDVRSDIDLVLTDVVLPGGQSGLDLVASIENRPWRPEIVIMSGNPNVSGGTDEGVIEKHSFLKKPFSQYDLADIVHRKLKHANASKSIAKQISFLAS, encoded by the coding sequence ATGTTCACGTCTGTGAGAAAAAACGCCTCGGGTGCCGGCCGCCGCATATCGCATTATGTTTGGATGATGTGTATTGGCGCGCTGGTCTTTAGTATTACGCTGTTTGTCTGTGCTCAATTCGACCGCCAGCAAACGCAGATGCACGGATTGTCAGTTCGGGAAAACACGGCTGAAATAGGGTCTCAGATTGCCAAGTCCATACAGGATGAAATCAGCAAACGACTTGTAACAGCACAAGCTCTTGTCGCCTTCAAAAATGCCGAGCCAGCTTTCAGTAACGAAGGCTTTTTGAAATTCGCGAACCAAATCAAAAATGACGATGCTAGCATTTTGTCGCTTCAATTCGCGCCAGATGGCATTGTTAAATATGTAACAGATCCCGAGCGCAACGCAGCGGCCATTGGCCACAATCTCTTAGCAGATCCCAAGCGTTCTAAGGATGCTTATGATGCGATAAAAAACAATGATTTCATGATCATTGGCCCTGTTGACCTTGTCCAAGGTGGCGTTGGCCTGATTGCGCGCAAGCCTATTTTTGACGTCTCTGAGCAAAACCAAAAACAGTTTTGGGGGTTTGCAATTATCGTTATCGATTTCACTGCTGTAACGAGTTTGTTTCCTGTGCATGGCGCAGAAGAAACGACACGCACCAAGGGACAGAATTTTTACGCTTTGCGCCAATTATCAGACGGAAAGCCGCACCGAGTGCTATGGGGTGAATCTGAAATATTTCAGATGGATCCACATCTGGAGGAAATCGAACTTGCGACGGGAACGTGGCAATTGGCAACTATACCTTCAGCCGGTTGGCCCAGTGCCTGGCCGGGGGCGTTAAATTTCCGAATTGCTTCAATCGCTATTGCGGCGATGCTGACGGCTTTCTCGCTGTTCCTTCTGCGCCAACCGGCTCAACTTCGGCAGGCGGTTGCGGTAGCAACTGCAGATTTAAGGAGAACTGAGGATAGCCTGCGCGAAGCCCATAGGGTCGCAAAGATTGGCGCCCTGACATTATGCCCCGATACAGCGGATATTGGTTTATCCGTTGAGGCGCGGGTATTGCTAGGTGTGAGGGGCGATATAGAACACCTCGAAATGGAGGAATTTGCCCAGTTGGTTCACACTCAAGATCGCGAGCACGTGCACGAGATTTTGAAACAAGCAATCAACAGCAGCAAGGATGCCGAAATTGTTTTCCGAATTACCAAATCCGATGGATCGGACGCCGTCATCAAACTACGCGCGCAGGAGCGGGGTGATTTCTATGATGACGGGCAAATTTTGAGCGCCACGTTACAAGACATCACAGAAGAGACGAGAAAAGAAGAGCAGCTGCGGCGGGCGCAAAAAATGGAAGCCATTGGGAAGCTGACCGGCGGTGTTGCCCATGATTTCAACAACTTGCTTGCAATTATTCAGGGCAACTCTGAATTGCTAGAGGAGAAGTTAGACCACGATCTGGATCTTCTCGATGAAATTCAAAAAGCAACGCGTCGCGGTGCTTCGTTGACGCAGCGCCTGTTGGCTTATTCACGGCAGCAGCCTTTGGTGGCAAAGCAAACTGATCTGACTCTTCTAGTTCGGGGGATGGAGCACATTATTTCCCGCACCATTGGCGAGAACATTGACGTGATCCTCGAATTGCCAAGTGATCTTCGCCACGTAAAAGTGGACTCTGGGCAAATTGAAGACGCTATTTTGAACCTCGCCTTAAATGCGCGCGACGCAATGCCAAGCGGCGGTCAGCTTCGGATCGAATGCGAAAATATTTATCTGGAAAATCAAGATTTTGTTCAGGAACAGGAGCTGATTGAAGGCCGTTACGTTGTCATTTCAATTTCTGACAATGGCGTTGGAATGGATCCCGCCACCATCGAACGTGCGGTTGAGCCATTCTTTACAACCAAAGGTGTCGGGCAGGGGTCGGGCTTGGGCTTGTCTATGGTCAGTGGCCTTGCACAGCAGTCAGGGGGCATGATCACCATTGATAGCCAGACCAGCGTGGGCACAACAGTCCGCATGTATTTGCCTCAATTCGTAGGTGTTGAACAGCCCCTATCAGGGCCAGAACCCAAGGTTGATTTTCCAAGCGGGAATGGAGAAACCATATTGATCGTCGAGGACAATGACGTGATCCTGCATATGCTCAAGCGGATGTTGAAGAAGTTAAACTACACTGTGGTGGAGGCTCAAACCGTTCAAGCAGCACGCCGATTACTGGATGTGCGCTCGGACATTGATCTGGTTTTGACCGATGTCGTTCTTCCAGGTGGTCAAAGCGGCCTTGATCTTGTTGCCTCAATCGAAAACCGTCCATGGCGGCCTGAAATTGTGATTATGTCTGGCAATCCAAACGTTAGTGGCGGCACGGATGAAGGCGTGATCGAGAAACACAGCTTTTTGAAAAAACCATTTAGTCAATATGACTTAGCCGATATCGTCCACAGAAAGCTCAAACACGCAAACGCAAGCAAGAGCATTGCGAAACAAATTTCTTTCTTGGCTTCTTAG
- a CDS encoding DUF1501 domain-containing protein, translating to MSTSLNRRAFLARSALLGCSLAASPLVTPVSLAATPGENRLVVILLRGGMDGLDVVRPYGDPAYAALRGAPQIGGDEGAIDLDGYFALHPALRALHPLWKQGQLGFAHAVSTPYRDQRSHFDGQDLLEAGLSSLSDGLSRDGWLNRVLQQLPNSHGETAFAIGRDQLSLLTGPEKVQRWTPESDLVLSPQAVKLAGLIMKEDPLFDAAFQQAMAISDNDGDAVATMGGQREIIKKLNNNQKRGGGGKTAPLENRIAEFAGKRLREETRIAAFSINGWDTHQQQERPLSKALGRLSNAILTLQETVRGPVWNKTTVVAVTEFGRTARINGSGGTDHGTGGLMVLAGGALRGGRVLGDWPGLDEAQLYDRRDLMPTRDVRSVLGWLLHSQFGLPASTLETTVFPGMEMGSDMGLLR from the coding sequence ATGAGCACATCTCTCAACCGCCGTGCCTTTCTTGCCCGCTCTGCTTTGCTGGGGTGCTCGCTTGCGGCAAGCCCCTTGGTGACGCCTGTCAGCCTTGCCGCAACACCTGGTGAAAACCGTCTGGTGGTCATTTTGCTGCGTGGCGGTATGGATGGTCTGGACGTGGTGCGCCCCTATGGCGACCCTGCCTATGCTGCCCTGCGCGGTGCCCCCCAAATAGGCGGTGATGAGGGGGCGATTGACCTAGACGGGTATTTCGCGCTGCATCCGGCGCTGCGGGCGTTGCACCCTCTTTGGAAACAAGGTCAGCTTGGCTTTGCCCATGCGGTATCTACCCCCTATCGCGATCAGCGCAGTCATTTCGATGGCCAAGACCTTCTTGAGGCTGGTCTGAGCAGTTTAAGCGATGGTTTGTCCCGTGATGGATGGCTTAATCGGGTCTTGCAACAGCTTCCCAATAGTCATGGCGAAACCGCATTTGCCATTGGCCGCGACCAGCTGAGCCTGCTCACAGGGCCTGAAAAAGTGCAACGCTGGACACCGGAATCGGATCTGGTGCTGAGCCCGCAAGCCGTGAAACTGGCGGGCCTCATAATGAAGGAAGACCCGCTGTTTGATGCCGCCTTTCAGCAGGCCATGGCCATCTCTGACAATGACGGTGATGCCGTGGCCACAATGGGTGGACAAAGAGAGATCATAAAAAAGCTCAACAACAACCAAAAGCGCGGCGGAGGAGGCAAAACCGCGCCGCTTGAGAACCGCATCGCCGAGTTTGCAGGCAAACGCCTGCGCGAAGAGACACGCATTGCGGCCTTTTCAATCAACGGCTGGGATACGCACCAGCAACAAGAACGCCCCCTTTCAAAGGCCTTGGGGCGCCTCTCAAACGCGATCCTGACGCTGCAAGAAACCGTGCGTGGCCCTGTCTGGAACAAAACCACCGTCGTCGCCGTGACCGAATTTGGCCGAACCGCGCGGATTAACGGATCTGGCGGGACCGATCATGGAACCGGCGGGCTTATGGTCCTTGCCGGAGGGGCGCTGCGGGGGGGACGTGTGCTGGGCGATTGGCCGGGTCTGGACGAAGCTCAACTTTATGACCGCCGTGACCTGATGCCCACCCGCGATGTACGCAGCGTGCTGGGCTGGTTACTGCACAGCCAATTCGGGCTACCCGCCTCGACGCTAGAAACAACGGTCTTTCCCGGAATGGAGATGGGCAGCGATATGGGGCTGTTGCGTTAG